The DNA sequence GTATGTAAATCTATACCGTAAAATCCTCCCACCAAATCATGGTTTTTCCAAACCTCAACACTTTTTGCCAATCCCCTTTCATGCAAGTTACAATAAGCATGGAACATTTCTTCGGTAATCCAAGTTCCTGCTTGACCTATTCTTTTAATGGAAGCACATTGTTTAATTACTTCCGGAAAACATTGGTTTTCTGTATATTCAAAATACCCCTGATTCAGTAATTTCTTAGTTGATTTAGAAATTTTTAAATTTTTTGGATAGAGTACAAATCTGGGATCCGGAGACCACCATTGTATAATTTCCTTGGGATTATACCAAGGAAAAATCCCCGATTTGTATGCCAGAAGTAATCTTTCCGGTGTTAAATCTCCACCTATGGCAAGAAGTCCGCTTTCATCAGCCAAATAGATATCGGGAAATTCTAATTTTTGTGTTAACAAGTACATACGTATAAAAAAAGCACCTTTTTTAGAGGTGCTTGAATAATTTTAAAATATATGAGTATTTCATTTAAAACGGTAAATCATCATCCTCTTCTTCTTGCATACTTGGAGCAGACGGTGCAGGAGATATATGTGCGGAAGGAGGAACCATAGGATTATCTTGTCCCATTCCGGAAGAAACAGGCATTAATTTTTCAATTCTCCAGCCGGTTATACTGTTGAAATATTTAGTTTCACCTTGTGGATTAACCCATTCACGGCCTCTGATATTAATTGATACTCTTACATCATCTCCTACATTAAAAGAATTAATGATATCTACCCGATCTCCTAAAAGCTCTATTAATATATGCTGAGGATATTGTTCTTCCGTAGTTAACACTACTTCTCTTTTTCTGAATCCGCTATCAAATGTTTGAATATCAGATATTAATTTTATTCTTCCTGCTATTTCCATATCTACTGTTTTTAGTTTAGAATACAAAATTAAAAAATAATTTTCAGCGAAAAAAAAAGATATTATCGGGTTTTTAATAAAAAGAAAAGGATCCCAAAAGGGATCCTCGTTTATTGTAAATCAAAGAAAAATATTTATTTTACTTTTTGATCCATTAATTGCATAAATTGATCTAGTTTAGGAAGAATTACAATTTCAGTTCTTCTGTTAACTGCTTTATTTTCAGGATTTGTGTTAGGAACTTTTGGTTGATATTCTCCGTGACCTCCGGCAAGTAATCTGGCAGGATCCACTCCAAATTTAGTTTGTAACATTTTAACAACTGAGGTTGCTCTCATGGCGCTCAAATCCCAATTATCTCTTATACAACCTGCAGCTGAATTTTTAAATTGATCATTGTCAGTATATCCTTGAACTTGAACATCATAATCTTTGTAATCATTGATAATTTTAGCTACCTTTTCCAAAACATTTTCTGCGGTTGGAAGCACATCATAACTACCGGATTTATAAAGCATTTTATCTGATAATGAAATGAATACCACTCCTTTTTGAACTTGAACGTCTACATCGCTGTCATTTAAATTATCTAAAGAACGTTTTAATTTATTAGATAAAGCAAGATTTAAAGAATCATTTTTTGCACGAGCTTCTGTCAAACGTTTAATATACGCATTAGATTCATTAATTTGACTAATTAATTTGTCTATATTAACAGTTCCGGCTTTTCCGGTAGCCATACAGTCGGCTAAATTTTGTTGTAATACGTCATTTTGTTTACGTATCAAATTCATTTGTTCTTCCAAAGATTTGTTTCTCTCTTTTAAAGATGTGATCGAACGATCTTTTTCAACATTTCTTTCTAGACAAGATTCATAATTAGCTTTTGCCTGTTCAAATTCTTTTCTACTTACACAAGACATTGCTAATAAGCCAACTGAAGATAGCAATGCTAATTTAATAATTTTCATATTTTTTATATTATATATATTTTATTAAAAAATCTGTAAAAACAATCAATCAAAAGTAGATCATTAAAGGCTACTCAGGATAATTTTAATGGTAAAAATAGTAAATTAAAATTAAAAATGGTATAAATACTGTTATAAAAATTGAAAACAAAGGATTCTTAAGTTGATTTGTAAAAAATTGTACTTTTGTATTTATTAATGCTTATAACAGTATGCTATACTACAGAGATAAAGGAAAAGGTAAAGTTATAGTTTTTTTACACGGTTTCTTAGAAAATTCAAGAATGTGGAGATTTTTTCAAAATAATTTATCCAAGAAATACAGAGTTATAACCATTGATTTACCTGGTCATGGAAGATCTTCTAAAAAAACAAATGAAGTCAACAGAATGGAAGATATGTCCAAAAAAGTAAACAATGTTTTGGAGCATTTGAAAATAGATGATGTAATAATTATAGGCCATTCGATGGGAGGATATGTAGCATTAGCCTTTGCAGATTTATATAAGTATAAAGTTTCCGGATTGGGTTTATTTTATTCTACCTCATTACCGGATGATGAAATAAAAAAAGAACAAAGATTAAAAGCTGCCGAAGTAGTAGTTAAAAATCCTAAAGAATTTTTCCGTTTATCAATTCCTAATTTATTTGCTCCTGATAATGTGCCCCTTATGCAATCAGAAATAAAAACAGCAATTTCTTGGGCTAAACACGCTTCTTTAACAGGGATTTCAGCTGCTTTAAAAGGCATGAGGTTACGTAAAGATAGGACGGATGTTTTAAGAAATTTAGACAAACCCATCTTACTCATTTTGGGTAAATATGATACTGCAATTAAAAATTCCGAATTAATAAATAAATTAGAAGGAACTGATCATCTTTCTATTTTTGAGATTTCAACCGGACATATGGGAGCATTAGAAGCACCTGAAGAATGCTTAGAAATTATGGAATTCTGGTTAAATCAAAATTTTAATTGATATCATTATTACAATTACTTATATGTAGTGTAAAATGATTAAGAATTATTATTTGTAATTTTGTATTAGTGTAAACCTATTTATTTGTTTAATAGTATGATAAAGGTATCGCAAGAAGCAGAAAAAAAAATCATTGAATTGATGAAAGAAAGTGGTTTTGACAGTACTAAAGATTTCGTAAGAGTAGGAGTAGCAAGCGGGGGATGTTCGGGATTGTCATATAAGCTGAATTTCGATCACAATCAAAA is a window from the Apibacter sp. B3706 genome containing:
- the aat gene encoding leucyl/phenylalanyl-tRNA--protein transferase, with protein sequence MYLLTQKLEFPDIYLADESGLLAIGGDLTPERLLLAYKSGIFPWYNPKEIIQWWSPDPRFVLYPKNLKISKSTKKLLNQGYFEYTENQCFPEVIKQCASIKRIGQAGTWITEEMFHAYCNLHERGLAKSVEVWKNHDLVGGFYGIDLHTVFCGESMFSKISNASKCGFSYFTQKYSHQYKIIDCQIYSSYLEQLGAVEISREKFKTYLECEAIKNLDFNL
- a CDS encoding DUF3127 domain-containing protein, whose amino-acid sequence is MEIAGRIKLISDIQTFDSGFRKREVVLTTEEQYPQHILIELLGDRVDIINSFNVGDDVRVSINIRGREWVNPQGETKYFNSITGWRIEKLMPVSSGMGQDNPMVPPSAHISPAPSAPSMQEEEDDDLPF
- a CDS encoding flagellar motor protein MotB, with product MKIIKLALLSSVGLLAMSCVSRKEFEQAKANYESCLERNVEKDRSITSLKERNKSLEEQMNLIRKQNDVLQQNLADCMATGKAGTVNIDKLISQINESNAYIKRLTEARAKNDSLNLALSNKLKRSLDNLNDSDVDVQVQKGVVFISLSDKMLYKSGSYDVLPTAENVLEKVAKIINDYKDYDVQVQGYTDNDQFKNSAAGCIRDNWDLSAMRATSVVKMLQTKFGVDPARLLAGGHGEYQPKVPNTNPENKAVNRRTEIVILPKLDQFMQLMDQKVK
- a CDS encoding alpha/beta fold hydrolase, translated to MLYYRDKGKGKVIVFLHGFLENSRMWRFFQNNLSKKYRVITIDLPGHGRSSKKTNEVNRMEDMSKKVNNVLEHLKIDDVIIIGHSMGGYVALAFADLYKYKVSGLGLFYSTSLPDDEIKKEQRLKAAEVVVKNPKEFFRLSIPNLFAPDNVPLMQSEIKTAISWAKHASLTGISAALKGMRLRKDRTDVLRNLDKPILLILGKYDTAIKNSELINKLEGTDHLSIFEISTGHMGALEAPEECLEIMEFWLNQNFN